One region of Manis pentadactyla isolate mManPen7 chromosome 9, mManPen7.hap1, whole genome shotgun sequence genomic DNA includes:
- the LOC118914881 gene encoding olfactory receptor 2D2-like: MRQTNQTQVTEFLLLGLSDDPLTQKLLFILFLGVYLVTVFGNLFLMSLVQVDSRLHTPMYFFLCHLSLADLCFSTNIIPQALVHLLCKRKVISFTRCAAQLLLFLIFGCAQCAFLAVMSYDRYVAICNPLHYCSIMTWRVCVHLAAGSWASSILVSVVDTTFTLRLPYRGSSRIAHFFCEAPALLILASTDIRMSEMVIFLMGVMILLIPVSLILVSYGHILVTIVRMKSAVGRFKVFSTCGSHLIVVILFYGSAIVTYMTPKSSKEQEKLVSVFYAMVTPMLNPIVYSLRNKDVKVALRKVTARNFLCRLGVFHW; encoded by the coding sequence ATGAGACAGACAAATCAGACACAGGTGACAGAAttcctccttctgggactctCTGATGACCCCCTCACCCAGAAGCTGCTCTTCATCTTATTCCTGGGTGTCTACCTAGTCACTGTGTTTGGAAATCTGTTTCTCATGTCCCTTGTACAGGTTGACTCCCGGCTTCACAcacctatgtatttttttctctgccaCTTATCTCTGGCTGACCTCTGTTTCTCTACCAACATCATTCCTCAAGCCCTAGTTCACCTATTATGCAAGAGGAAGGTCATTTCATTCACACGTTGTGCAGCTCAGCTTCTACTCTTCCTCATTTTTGGATGTGCACAGTGTGCTTTTCTGGCAGTGATGTCCTATGATcggtatgtggccatctgcaacccTTTGCATTACTGTAGCATCATGACTTGGAGGGTGTGTGTCCATCTGGCTGCAGGATCATGGGCCAGCAGCATTCTGGTGTCTGTGGTGGACACCACCTTCACACTAAGGCTACCCTACCGAGGCAGCAGTAGGATTGCTCATTTCTTTTGTGAAGCCCCTGCACTGTTGATCCTGGCATCCACAGACATCCGCATGTCAGAGATGGTCATTTTCCTCATGGGGGTCATGATTCTCCTCATACCTGTTTCCCTAATTCTGGTGTCCTATGGCCACATCCTAGTGACCATTGTCAGGATGAAGTCAGCTGTGGGGAGGTTCAAGGTATTCTCTACCTGTGGCTCCCACCTCATAGTGGTCATTCTTTTCTATGGGTCAGCAATCGTCACCTACATGACACCAAAGTCCTCCAAAGAACAGGAAAAACTGGTATCTGTGTTCTATGCCATGGTGACCCCCATGCTCAATCCCATtgtctacagcctgaggaacaaggATGTGAAGGTAGCTCTGAGGAAAGTAACCGCAAGGAATTTCCTCTGCAGGCTTGGAGTTTTCCACTGGTAG